DNA from Lentibacillus amyloliquefaciens:
TGTAAAATTATGCTTATCCATAGACGTTCGGTTTTTATTTCAACTTACATCATTCATTACACCGTCAATTCCAACAGATTGCCCTCTGGATCTTCTATCACGCTTTCATGATAGCCGTCTCCGGTGACTCGGGGACCATTAACAAGCCGGTATCCATCCTGTTGTAATTGAGCTGTTTTCTGATCGACTGACTCGATGCTACCCAGAGACATCGCAATATGCGCCCAGCCGACCCGGTCGTCCTGATCGGGCTTATCTTTGTCTGACTGACTCATAATTTCCAGCCGCGCACCTCCGTCAAACGTTAGAAAATATGATTGGAACGCCTTTTCTTTATTATGATACTTTTTATTTGCTGTTCCATTAAAATACCTTACATAAAACGTCTTCATCGCTTCTATATCTTTAACCCAGATTGCTGCATGCTCTATCTTCATCTCACTTCTCTCCTCACAAGCAGTGGTATTCAGTACCCCATGAAAGATAAAAACACGCAACTAATACTGACGATAGTCGCGTG
Protein-coding regions in this window:
- a CDS encoding VOC family protein, which encodes MKIEHAAIWVKDIEAMKTFYVRYFNGTANKKYHNKEKAFQSYFLTFDGGARLEIMSQSDKDKPDQDDRVGWAHIAMSLGSIESVDQKTAQLQQDGYRLVNGPRVTGDGYHESVIEDPEGNLLELTV